In the Hordeum vulgare subsp. vulgare chromosome 7H, MorexV3_pseudomolecules_assembly, whole genome shotgun sequence genome, one interval contains:
- the LOC123412559 gene encoding PHD finger protein ALFIN-LIKE 2-like yields the protein MDAAGAGSSSKPTPTRPRLAVRVRGRPSSILSRADPAEWRSRPAVSWTVENNYEDFSGRRRALVGALTKGKERMCLFGYPDGKWSLTLPEKMLPLGLPEPKLGINRRPEYMNRYDYLSFIARHSDSWLMGVALFLTTLLNAKQKYVTTKLLLLLLLPLLLPLKTFLL from the exons ATGGACGCAGCTGGCGCCGGCTCCTCCTCCAAGCCTACCCCCACCAGGCCTCGTCTCGCTGTGCGCGTTCGTGGGCGGCCTTCATCAATCCTGTCGCGGGCAGACCCCGCTGAATGGCGGTCCCGTCCCGCAGTATCATGGACCGTGGAGAACAACTATGAGGACTTCTCTGGCCGTCGCAGGGCGCTCGTCGGAGCCCTCACCAAAG GTAAGGAGCGAATGTGCTTGTTCGGGTACCCGGACGGGAAATGGAGTTTGACGCTCCCTGAGAAGATGCTGCCGCTGGGCCTGCCGGAGCCGAAACTAGGCATCAACCGCAGGCCAGAATATATGAACCGTTATGACTACCTGTCATTCATCGCTCGCCACTCCGACTCATGGCTCATGGGCGTCGCCTTATTCTTGACTACTCTTCTCAACGCCAAACAAAAGTACGTTACTAcaaaactactactactactcctgctGCCTCTGCTACTTCCTTTGAAAACATTTTTGTTATGA